AGAGAAGAGCGAGGGCGTGGaggctgagggagaggaggaagatggaggcaGCTCAAACTCAGGTGGACATTCGAGCTCGAAGCACCGCAGAGTGACACCTGAGTCCTCGTTGCCGTAGTTTGCCCAGTACTCTTCTGGGTCAAGTTTGGGCAGCGCCAGCTCTTCCTCCCCCAGCTCATACTTGACTACTGAGGTTGTTGTGGATGGGCCTTTCCCATACAAACCAGCCTTGACGGTCTCTGAGGCTTTTTCAAAGACGCCTTTTGTGGATGACTGGGGCTTGTTTTTGTGGAACCACCAGCGGGTCTTGGTGctgaaggtggtggtggtggagccAGCGATGGAGCCTGGATCGGGCAGGGGGCAGAGGGCGAAGTCCATCTCACGGAGGAAGCGGAGGTCCTGGCCACGGCGGTTGGAAGGGGAGGCGCAGATCACCTCGGATGAAGAGACACGGGCCTCACGGAACCACTCCCACAGGGCACGGGCCTCACAGCCGCAGGACCAGGGATTGGCATTGAGGCGGAGGAACTCGATGCCCTGGGTGTCCCTCAGGGTCTGGCTGGGCAGCTCTGCCATGGTGTTGTTGAAGAGGAAGAGCATGGTCAGGCGGCCGAGGTCACGGAAGGCGCGGCGGTTCACCTGCCTGATGCGGTTGTCATGGAGGAGAAGGCGGTCGAGGTTGACCAGGCCACGAAACACGTTCTCGGAGAGGGTACGGATGCGGTTGCCATGCAGGAAAAGCTGACTCAGGTTGATGAGGTCAGAGAAGATGTCGTcctgcaggaagtggagatTATTCTCCTGAAGAGGAACAgtaagaaaaagagagatggtTTAACGGAAGCAGAACAGACACTGGGATTTGTAATATGTGTAACATGTGTGAtgctgtttgtatgtatgtgtgtgggtggctgCATAAGTGTGTGAGCATCCAACTCTGTGCAAGTGTTGTGCATTCATTTATATGTCACCCTGCTGCCCCTACCTGCAGATAGAGGAAGTGCAGGCTGTAAAGCTTGTGGAAGATGTCATGGGGCAGGGCAGTGAGCCGGCAGCGGTGCATGTGGAGGCTCTGGAGCTTCTCTAGTCCGCGGAAGGCTCCCCCCTCCAGCCTGTGGAGATTAGGGTTGTCCCCCAGGTCCAACTCCTCCAAGTCCCGCAGCTCACTGAAGGCCCCTGCCTCGATCCATGTGATGTTGTTAGAAAACAGCCACAGAACCTGACgcagaaaacacaaaggtgattattaaatatatgcaaaaaaaacaacttttctaTGTGTAAAAATTAAGAGACAATTTCAATCTTCTCCGCCCCTTGCTGCAAATGTGCACACTCCTTCATACCTGAGTTCCGAAGCCAAAAGAGCCAACTCTAAGCTCCGTGATCCGGTTGTTCTGGAGGAACACGCGCTGCGACTCGTAGGGCACTCCGACCGGGACGGCGGTGAAGTTCTGCGCCTGGCAGCTCACAGTCATAGGCGTCGGGTAGCACACGCACAGGTGCGGGCACGCCGATGCCGGACTTGGCTTGCCGAGGACCAGCCACACCACCAACCAGAGGGCGAGACCGCCTGGGGGAGAGCGGGGAGAAAGAGATGGACAGAGGTGAGCGGCGCTGAAATCATCCAATACCAACATCATCCAGGGTGCAAAGCGCTCATTTAACAGTtagtttacatttttactgtatCCATACACTGCTGGTTTAGTTGTATTTGCATCTAGAATGAGGAGCATCTTACGGCCCCCCTCGTCTTTCTACGTCAATTTGCGTCATGCGCTCCAGCACCACTTGCACCGAGCATTACGCACAGCatcatttcaaatgtattaagTCAAAACACAGGAATTACTTTTGTAAAGTTCTaattatattcagtttcacattcTGCACATGTAGTTTAAATATTAcaaatcattaaataaaaaaaatatctggctAAACTTCCATAAATTAACATTTCCTTCCTAATGCATCCATTACATTCATTATTCCAAAGTACCTCAGGAGTTCTCAGATTAAAAACAGACTTGTTGTCTGACATTGTTGCACTTGTTATATTAGAAAGCAGAATAAGCTCTATGACTGCAGTGTCCTTCATCAGTTTCCAAAACCaatgaagacagaaaataaacttaCTTTTGCAGTTGCGCACGATGGAGCATCGTCGGCTCCGAGACATCGAAGAGGTTTCCATCCTGAACCAAAGCCCAAAGCGAGTTAGCCTAAGAGGACAAAATAAAGCCTGCTATCTCCGCTGATGCTCTGGTTCCCGAGTCGGAGCGACTGAGAGTGTGCCGGTCTGTGGCTACCAGTGTCCCTTTTATACCAGAGAATCCTGCAATTGCCTACGGCAGTGGGCACGGTGGAATCTCCTACGTCACCGATTCAGGGTCATGAATGAGTGAGGGCGGCAAGAAACGGAAAGGGGAGGGGCCGACCGGAGGGGATTCTCTTGGAAAGCCGGTTCGTGCGTAAAGACGCTGGATGGAGACGTGCGCTGTGCAGACTCTATGAGAGGAGGAGACTTTCTCGACGTACATAGAAaccagaaggagggagggaggaaaagtgAAAGTAGAAACGGTGaatggaggaggggaggaacgGGAGAGACAAGGCATGGTGCCCGGTAATGATGACTGCGCTCTGTGGAGGAGTAGAGGACGGGTAGGAGCAGAGCGCACGGCTCGTTTCCTGACTGGCTCTCATACGCACCGTTATGGTCTGTTTCCGGCGCGCTGCAGCCAGACACAGAGATACAGAGTGAAGGTTGCTTAGATGGTTGTGTCTTAGTTAAAGAGGATGCCCCCGAATTATGATTCAGCCACAAGGGATAAGTCTGTGCCAAAGGAGAGTTACTCAAAACAACCATGATTGAGTAGCACCTATTTGATGCGGAGGTTAATACTGCAGTCATACTGTTTGTAGGCTACATTAATTATAGCTCCTGATGTAATCACTGTGATGGTGGAGATACGAGGTGGCGTTAATTGGCAGCACTGGTCAGATAGGAGtgtgcttttcttctttctttttctttcaggcCTCTTTGGATCAGTTCAAGCTGAATTTTCTGGAGTGAGTTATTGAAGTGTTTATTCCTCTCACTTCATGGCTCGGTTTCTTCTTGCACTATGTCAGCTATTGTCAATTAGCTTCCTAGCAATGGTTGGCAATGAgggcagaaacagagacacagcaaTGGACAACAGATGCCTTCATATGCGTGGCACTTCAAGTTCTGTTTGGCTGTGTCTGCACCTCAAGCTGTCACTGCTTGTGTTTGACCATCAGCTGTAAAGTAGTTATAGTGAGAGAGCTCCAGTTTGCAGTGTGATGACGAAAACTGTCATTTGAttttatcaaatataaaaatgtagtgTGCGTTTGAGTTTCAAAAACGAATATAGCCACTACTTTGTGAAACTTGGATTATATTGATAAGTAAGAGGGTTTTTTGTAGGACAGAGAATGTTTCaccttttatattttgttaaacCCTACATGAGGTAAATGTGAATTAGGGCTAAACTAAttcaatttgattgattgattgacaataAAATGTTCTACATGAGGCATCAGCTTGCTGATTCAATTCAGTTAAAACAAGTGTGTAGACAGGCACatgcttaaaggtccagtgtgtaagatttaggtgaaagggaactatagGCAGAAATTGaacctcatgatgttttcactagttcatttcatctaaattgtatgaactgtagttttctttaccccagaaaaggccctttatattcaaatacttcatatttacattgaaGGGGTCCTCTTTACAGacgccgccatgttttttacattagtccagactggacaaactaaacaccttttgagtttttatgacaattagaGGCTGCCacagttctttttcatgttcggaaggagagggtgaggtgaggggtgttcagctgcaacatgcaatttcaacactagatatcacaaaattctacacactgtacctttaagcgactgcaaagaaaaaaatctctaaacaggaagaaacctctagaaccagactcaatgtatACATCCATCTGCCTCGACTAGTTAGGGTGAGAGGAAAAAAttgggggagggaggagaggtgggtgtaAAAGagtggagagatgagagagagtgaCCAGTTGTGCAACCATCATATTTAAGCTCCGTCAGACTGttataatcaaaataataaggcagaaaaaaacataacatgcctccatactgcttgtgtggtgtcatccaagtgtcagtcagccccgacattcatattcaactcaaaacggcatcatttacaccaagttgaatatgaatgtcaggcCATGCGGACACTTGATGAAACCACacgagcagcatggaggcatgttaggttttctttctgttgttttattttgtctgaagAAGGGGTCACCttggctgcagcactgtttacCACTGAGACTCCTTAAGTGTTTTGtcaactcaaacacttcacccacctctccatcggcatagtggtgagtagataatgagtgaaattCCTTTTTCAGTGAACTACCTCTGTAGGTCAGTGTTCTTAGCCCGATATTGAATTGTATAGTATTATGTTACATCATAGGTGTGTGTATCTTTCTTTGCACTCTGATGCACTCGGACAGTGCATATATTGCTCTTGTAGGAAAAATGGGAAATTTGTGCTATTTTGAAACACTGCAGAAAGTTGTACACAAGGATTTAAGCTACGCAACACAATCAGCCTATACAACAATGTTTGCAGCTACAGTGCTGTATGCTAAATAGTAGAGATAAGTATAGAATATGCTCTTGAGACATCATGAGTCTTCTGCTGGGTTTCAAGAGCACATCAGCTGTGAAGGTCTCTCCAGAATAGTAttgtttgctgttgtttccTTTTGCCTGGTGTATGACTAAATTCCACTTTTATTGATAGTTGATTGATCTAGGTCTgccctgtctctctgactcatTTCAGACATGCCTGTACAAAGAGCTATTTAACAAAGAGTTGTGTAAATTTGTGAACTTGATGTTTTAGAGCATTTTGCTTTTGGAACATTCTGTCAGGGGCATATTTGAAATATAACCATAATAAGATAAGTGAGGCACCAGCAGTTATGAACACTGTGAGAGGTCAGGATTGGCCTTGGAGAATAAATTGAtttcttgtgtgtttgacacagaaaataaatgtggacTGCTGCTACTCATGCTGAGAACCATGAGGCTGGAGACAACAGACACGCACCCATTCATAATAATGAACAGGCGGCTGAACAGATGAGCtcatgagggggaaaaaaatcatacaCAAGGGTGTGAGCATGCATGGCTGCACACGTGTTCACTCACCAACATGTGTAATGTGCTGTACACACACCATTTGTCTCCATTAATTCCACTGAGTGATTAACAAATGAGTAATTGAGGGGATCCATTGCACAGTGTGCTGTTGTTCCCTCACACCTCCTGCTTTGTCCTTATCTGGACTTGTGGACGCACACAAGCTTCAGTGCCCACCGGCCATCCGGGACCAACACCTCACAGGCTTCCCCTTCACACACCCACAGTGTCAGCTGTGCATGTCTatgtgtcagtgtttctctgtgcatgtgtgcttgcGTGCCTGTCCACCGCCAAGGCACAACTTTGTCTAAATGCCACCGCCAAGTGTCAGTCAATCGTTGTTGTTGTGCCAGTCACCCACACAGCAAGTTTGCGGTACTGTGTAGGCTCCTCAATGAGTGTGATGATCACTACGTCGTGTTTGTGTTATtcccacacagagacaaaacaaggcTTCCCCGGCCCGTGCTCACACCAGCACATCTGCCAGCCCGTcccctctctgtccgtctgcaCGTCGTTCCTTATCTGTGCCTCGGTCTGCATCCTGGCTCAGCTTCGATCCACAGTTACCCACCCACTGAGAAGTGCGTCACTGCACCTACCAACACAGTGTGTAGCTATCTTGCTCTGTGTGGTTTGAGGCACCTTGTAATAAATGGATTTCACTTTCAATCAGATGATCCAAATTAACCTCCTGGATTCACGGTTACAGGTGCGGCTTCGTAATTCTGTCCTGCGTGATGCCAACACCGTCATGGTGATTGCAGCTTCAAGAGTGGAAGTTGGTGACAGGATGCTGCGATAGAGGTGTGTCTGTTGCCAAGGTAACATGTTCTCAGAACTGGGACAATTATCAAATACAGGTGATATTGTGTTGTTATTGAGCTGCAGCCACCTTTGGTTCATCACATCAGTGAACTTAATCTTAAAACTGTGTTTGCATGCACAACACGTGCACTCTGTTTATGTGCCCCCTTCCGGTAGTATGAGAGACACATAGGGATGTGCACAATTTCCCCCTATAGCAGTGTACAaggtgaaagagacagagacttGGTGATGCAGAGAGAAAGTCACAgtacacaaacagcagcaacacaaacagtggaACAAAGAAAACCAGGACATGTGCCTCTGGATGGTGACTCAACTTGTCTAATTGTTATGTAGCAAGCTATCTAAAAAGCTGCTCTGTCCATTAAACATGTATTCATAGACTCAGCAGCATCTTTCCGTACTCGTCCAACTGTCACAGACAAACACGTTTGTCCGTGCCTGTGCCCACCTCCCCTCTCCTACAACGCTTTTCTCTTTATCCTTCAACAGTCCGTTCCgtcccttttgttttgtttttttatcctggtttctttcatttgttcTGTCGCTTGGCGTCATCACTTCCCCATAACCATATACTGCTGCTTTCTCtccacacactggcacacagtctgcagcacaATGGATGCTGGAGTGGCATGTAATTAGTTTCTTCTTATAAGGCAACGTGTTTTTTGAGTTTCTAAAATGTTCGACAGCAAATCAGGAAGAACGTCATTtctattgtcttcatatttttcaTGTAACGTGACTattcattcaatcaatcaatagcAATAATTGATGTTGATTTTAATTATATGTTCTTTTTTCAGTAGAGTTCTATAAGGTTTATTCAGAACACTGAGACATATTTACCTGTAATTACGATATGAACTCTGCTTAATGTCCCAGTATCCTTTTTACATGCATCTATTGCCAATCTATTTAAAGGAGCTCTCCACCAATTTAACACAAGAGGCTTGGTTTACTTATTATTGAAGGGGAGTACTATATTCAGACTGTGGGCACAGTGTCTTATTAAGATCTGGAGAAGGATTTGTCAAGTTTGTGAAATTAATCATAATGATGTCAGTGTTTAAACTGGGTTTAAGATTGAAGATTTCAGATTTACAGCAGAATAACTATACGTTACAAACTGTGACTTTTAAAAGAGATTTACCAGAAAACAGAGGGACTTCATATAATTTTAAATTTGTTGTATTTCGGGAAATATAGTGTCCAATTTTGTTGAAGCCTAATCCACTGAAAGTCCCAGATTAAGATACGGTATTTCAACCACAGTTTTACTATTGAATCTGTTTCCCACAAGACCCTAAGCTTTACATATGTGCACGATCAAATTTCTGAAGTACCCAATAAGGTACCCTTCATGCACGAAGCAGCATGCATAGTGCACGAAGACAAAAGAGACAAACCAACAACAATGATTTTTGgtgtggttttgaatccagccctAAATGGGttgattttggtttccattgaccgTTGCTACGTCATTTTGTTCCcaacaaattatacaatgtacatcagtaaagattttcaccttgaataatttgttcatccagatgaatgatgtgtgatttaaatgttCTCTTTATTGTTTTGAGCAGTGACAACAATGAACCTAATAAATGCAAGCCTCGTTGAATCACGTACGTGGCACAAAAATATCCCCCTTGGCACTGGAACATGTACAGAGTTCAAAGTGCTGCGTAAAATGATACACTCCTTTGAAAACACACTTCAACCAGAGATTGGTGGGACTCACTCTGCTTTCTTTGGTCAGCGCAGCTTCCTGTTCTCTTTTATCTGCAGCAGAACAATTGTATAACAGTCAGCCATACGTGTATTCATGTGCTCAGATCAATAAAgtcatctctctccctcctcctcctcctccatccacaCACTCACTCGCTCGATCACtcgctctttttttctcttaagaGCTGATCTGCTCAATCTCGCCTAATGGCTTCCTTttgcaatcaatcaatctatctattCAGACTAAACTGTAGAAataaattattgattattttccacatcattaaaatcaaaaaagacaagaaacagaTCCTTATCAAAGCCTCTTATTTTTGTGCCACAGACCATAAAGCTGTGTTTTGCTATGTGAATAATTAATTAGGATAATAAACATGTCCTCAGGGTTTTGTCTTATTTAGGATCAATATGTCAgtttggaaaaacagaaaatgttgttCTTTCTAGTAAGTAGATACTAGTAAGTAAgaaggttttctttttatattcaaGCCTTTTTTTCACCACATCACTCATTTTGTTCTGCATCATAACAGAGCAACAGTACAGTTATAGAGCGGGACCATTTCAGCCCTAATATAAATTGTGTTTAGCTAAAGGATGAAGAAAAATCAGTGACAGTGGTAATAACTGATTCGCTCTGCGTCAAGAAATAAAAAGCATCTGTAATGTGTGGTGCAAACACATTTCCACTTGTATACGCATTTTGGAGATTGCTAATTATAATTCCTTTTAAGGTGTGATTAAGTAGACAACATATTGCACCTAAGTTTGCTAGCGAGCAGTCCTCCAAAGAGACCCCCGAACAGATAAACAGCTCCATCATGCAAGCAGAGAGGAAAACTTCCACAAGTTGGCACCTTAGGTAGTACTTATTTAAACagatgaggagagggagcaACATTTGTGGTTTGGGGGCAGCTGTGGTCCAGAGGTTTGAGaagtggtctgtgtgtgtgtgtgtgtgtgttccctgttCACCATTCAATGCAGAGCAGTGGCAGCTTGTTAATACAGGGCACTGGGGCGCACACCTATGTTAAACATAGTTTGCTCGTACAATGCTCCTGGTAGACCGTAAGTACCTGTGAGCATTCAATAAAAAgttgttgaaattgtgtttGGTTAATTTCTATCTAAATACATTTACTTCCAGATGCAGGGCGCTGGCCAAATGGAAGTGAATGTTGGGTCCTGAGACTTTTGCGAAGGACGGGACCTGAGGCTGCTCTGTAATTGGTTGTTGCGGATTTTCCACTCGACGCAGCTCTCTGCGTCACAgacacttttacttttacttaaagCCATTAGGGATCGATTTAAGTTTTTTAACTCTAATGTGATCAGTCGAccctcaaggcactttacatagaatgTCATGTACTGTcttgtgcaccatcaggtttcagctctgactagttataatgaaaacaataagagtgtaaagatgttattaataatagcagcaacaattcatataattataataataataataataggttttatcctgcagctctggagtcagagatacctgcaaagagaaagaaagggagagagagagagtatgggAGGAAAGAAATCACAtgttgtaaaatatataaataaatgggggtgcaaagagacagaaagaaggggtgaagtgcatgatgggaatcccccagcagtctagacctatagcagcataactaagtgatggttcaggactcacctgatccagaactaactataagctttatcaaaaaggaacgttttaagtttaactttaaatgcagagatgttttctgcctcctgaacccagagtgggagctggttccacaggagaggagcatggtagctgaatgctctacctcctgctctactcttacagactcttggaaccacaagagagcctgtgttttgggaacgaagtgatctatttggataatatgctgttatgagctctttgatatatgaaggggcttgattgttaatggctttatatgtgaggagcaggatcttgaattgtATTCTGAATTtgacagggagccaatgtagaatctaagacaggagtaatatgatctctccttctagttcctgtcagcactcgtgctgcagcattttggaccaactggaggcttttcacactgggacatcctgatgatagagagttacagtaatctagtctagaggttaCAAATGCATGGAagagtttctcagcatccttctgagacaggatgttcctaattttcacaatattgtgcaggtggaagaaagctgtcgtagagacttgttttatatgtgggtcaagcttaattattattattataaaaactaTCAATAATAGCTGATTCAGtctgaattaaaacattaaagacgatagtggtttttttttaattcaagggAAAGAAGCAAATACCATTTATATTTGGTGTCAACAGTAGGTACAGCTGTCGGGagaatttggggttcagtgtcttgcccatgCAAGGACGGTGCAGAATGCaaactggaggagccagggacgGAACCACCAACCCTCTGTTTAGTGGTCAACGCTTTCTATCTCCTGATCTACGGCAGAACACTTTATTTGTAATATATGCAGAACATGTTGGATCAGTCACTCAGAACCTTATCACtgcctgaaaacacaacctgctgATCCTCGTGGACTCAGAGGAGAGAATCTAATCTATGAAGGATTCCCACAtagagagaaatgattttaGTGTTTTTCTATCATGCAGTGACCACACGCTCTCCTAATTCCCCTCATCTACAGGGAGGTTGTGATCACTCAGCCAGAGGACAGATAAACAGCCAGGTTATATTTTCTACACAGAATCACACACTTGCCCTGTTTGAGCCACTCTTGCCTCATTTGTCTCTCAGGTCAGTTTCATTCAGTTCTCTGAAGCTTTATTGGCAGTGACCACAGTCTGACTGTTGATGCTCGATCAAACATTCATGTATCTATTCTCTCCACGACTTGTTTTCTCACGTATCTCTCAAGTCTTTGCTTTGCATCATTATTCAGTCTGAATGTTATCTCTGCTTGCGtcacctctctgtgtgtgaactTACGTCAGCACGAACATATTCCTAATTAACACTTCCTTCAGGTGTAATATTTTGTTCCCTCTCCTTCATCGCTAAGCTGCATTCTTCAAATTGTCTCTTTCATCGACATCAAATTAAACATGACTCTTAAATTAAAAGTAACTTCACTTAGATAACTAATGCTCATTGAGAAGAATGAGCGATAGTTACCTAAGTAAATGACCCTGGCTGAATTAGTGGATGCGTTAATGGGGTCAGGTAATACTTTGCACCAAAAGACACAATGAAGGTAGCCAGTAcagagtaacacacagtaaTTTGCACACCAAGCATAAAGCTAGCAAAAGTGATGTATTTAAGTGTGTAAAGTGtattagtgtggatgtagcccaAAAGCACAGGCAGAACTAGCCCAGGACACTGTAACCtcagtcaaatgaaaacatgggaCAATCATAACTGTactatttctgttgtttttttagatcTTTTTAAAAGTCTATGCTCGACAGTGGTCTTTCCATTCGTCTGTAATGGTTGAGAGACTGGAGCATTATCACCACCAACTGCTCAATGGTCCCAAATGTGTCTTTTCTATATTCAATCCAAATGCTACACAACTAccaataatacattttcaatcctgtatttttttaagttttacaaACACACTTGTTCTGTTTGATTCATCCTCTTGTTTACTGGTGTCATGTTTCACCCCTACACCTAAGTTAGGCTGCAGGCAGCTGTTTCTACTCCAAATGTGGCAACTGCCAAAGACTATAGAGACACGTCAGCAACCTGCAGGTACTTTAGCTTTTGTCTTTGACGGGTGAGGCACCTGAAAAACCATTGTGCATTACCCCAGCTGCCAGAACACAGGCGCTCCAAGCTGTCAGTCTACACAAACTAGAGGCTGATATATGTGGCTTACTGACAAACTTCAAACCAGACTCTTACAGACTTCTACACTGACTGCTGCAATATACTTTCTAAaagattatttatatatatagtatcTCTTTTAATCTgctctttttaatcttttttattttgcttgaaaattgtgtctgtgttgtcccTCCTGCACAGCACCCTGAATCTACCTCTTTGTTTGAAGcctgctttttaaaaaccttcTACAACCCAGTATGTAGTTTATATTTATGACTTCATTACCAACCAAGAAAGGTGGGTAGTTTCCCGATGtgtcaaattaattttaattttcttttcgAAATTCATAGCTCCAAAGCACAAATTAGCATGTTTAATGTGGGTCGTGTTTATTATCTAATCTTTAGATGGTTTCAATATGATCATTATTTAAGTGTCTTGGGCCAGCAAATATTCCAGCACAGATAAGATGAATACACTTTGCActgaaagtgataaaaacaggGGTCGCTAATGGCTCTGCATTTCATTTCTAATATCTTGCCAAGAGTGTAGCTGTGCCAAACAGCCACATTCAAAGACAGCAGGGTCAGGACATGATAATCACTCTGGTTGGGATAAAAGCTCTCAGACACATTCTGCGAGAAGGCCTCCAAAGTGTAGCACTTGTTTGTACATacaaaaagtgacagaaatagCAG
This is a stretch of genomic DNA from Paralichthys olivaceus isolate ysfri-2021 chromosome 8, ASM2471397v2, whole genome shotgun sequence. It encodes these proteins:
- the rtn4rl2a gene encoding reticulon-4 receptor-like 2a, yielding METSSMSRSRRCSIVRNCKSGLALWLVVWLVLGKPSPASACPHLCVCYPTPMTVSCQAQNFTAVPVGVPYESQRVFLQNNRITELRVGSFGFGTQVLWLFSNNITWIEAGAFSELRDLEELDLGDNPNLHRLEGGAFRGLEKLQSLHMHRCRLTALPHDIFHKLYSLHFLYLQENNLHFLQDDIFSDLINLSQLFLHGNRIRTLSENVFRGLVNLDRLLLHDNRIRQVNRRAFRDLGRLTMLFLFNNTMAELPSQTLRDTQGIEFLRLNANPWSCGCEARALWEWFREARVSSSEVICASPSNRRGQDLRFLREMDFALCPLPDPGSIAGSTTTTFSTKTRWWFHKNKPQSSTKGVFEKASETVKAGLYGKGPSTTTSVVKYELGEEELALPKLDPEEYWANYGNEDSGVTLRCFELECPPEFELPPSSSSPSASTPSLFSLLALSVFSLCLNLHLLFG